One Capra hircus breed San Clemente chromosome 3, ASM170441v1, whole genome shotgun sequence genomic window, tgtatggaggacaagaagcaacagttagaactggacatggaacaatagactggttccaaattgggaatggagtatatcaaggctgtatattgtcaccctgctgatttaacttacatgaagagtacatcatgcgaaatgccaggctggatcaagcacaagctggaatcaagctgctgggagaaatatcaataacctcagatacccagatgacaccacccttatggcagaaagtgaagaagaactaaagagcctctgatgaaagtgaaagaggagagtgaaaagttggcttaaagctcaacattcataaaattaagatcatggcatctggtcccgtcacttcatggcaaatagatggggaaacaatggaaacagtgggagactttatttttctgggctccaaaatcactgcagatggtgactgcagccatgagattaaaggacacttgctccttggaagaaaagctatgaccagcctagacagcatattaaaaagcagagacattactttgccaacaaaggtcattctagtcaaggctatggtttttccagtagtcatgtatggatgtgagagttgaattgtgaagaaagctgagcaccgaagaattgatgcttttgaactgtggtgttggagaagactcttgagagtcccttggactgcaaggagatccaaccagtccatcctaaaggaaatcagtcctgcatattcgttggaagtactgatgctgaagctgaagctccaaaactttggccacctgatgtgaagaactgactcatttgaaaagatcctgacgctgggaaagattgaaggtaggaggagaaggggacaacagaggatgagatggttggatggcatcaccccaatgtgatggacatgagtttgagtaaactccaggtgttgatgatggacagagaagcctggaagtccatggggtcacaaagagtcagacacaactgagagactgaactgaactgcaacttagaaaaaaaattcaggccACAATTGTTACTTCTGGTCTGTGGGGAAAATTAGAACAGAATGCTCACAACTCAACCTACATATAGCCCGtccggaaaaaaaaaatgtattttttaaacatatccTCTTCCTCAACAttcctttcatttaatttttgtaaCAACAGTGTacatatgttatttcatttaatacagCTGCACATGGATTGCTTTCTCAATCTGAATTTACTTGCAACAGGCAAAAGGAGAATTTATTTTGGAGATAATTTTGTTTAGGTAATGAGTGATTAGTCACTTCACAGGCAGATGAAGCATGCTGAAAGTTTGTAGATACTCTCTCTGAATCTGCCTAGGGCCCTGTTCTCTCTGACATCAAAAATCATCACTTCTGTCAGCCTGGGGAAGGAGAGACATGGACCCTAGGCTGAACAGTTTCTTTCAGGAGGCTGGGCTCTGCCCCATAAGagataaaagaccacatatttctcattcatgAAGTTAAGGAGACCTCCCTGACTGCGTATATGCAGAAagactccttggaggtcaaaaaggGAGGGGGCATCACCTCATAGTAATTAATGTCAACGACCCATAAGCCTCTTCACTAGAATCcctcttggctaagagatgcatgtgagcacatggaaagatcctgagatataccaaatacagactcagaaccaggcaaatcgaaatgattggccaaaggaaacctggaagCAATGCCCCATAAAAGTGATTCAAACCACCACGAGAGTGCTACTCTCTCTCAGCCTGCCCGTGTGTCTGTCTGCACATACTGGACTCTTTTTTCCTCCTAACAAATACTGGTTTCACTATTTTCCATCTTTGtgcaaattcttttctgcaaagccagagagccagggccttgtcactgacctCTGGTTTAGTGGCTAGGATTTGGTGCTCTCACCACCACGACCCCAGCCTCAGCCTGGCCAGGAACCAAAGCCCTGCTTCAAGCTGCTGCAGGCCGAAAGCACTTGAGATCAAACCTTGGCTTGCAGTTGCTTCATCATGTTACACTTTGTTTGTGTCTTTCTTTCCTAGTAGCGTTTGAAGCAGTCAAATGGAGAAACTGTTCATTTTATAAACAATTATTGAGCTTGTGCTGCATACTGAATAACATGTTggtttacaaagaaaaataagaaccaCTGCCAGGCACTcaaagctgggggaggggacatataAGATGCAAAAGATACATTAAATAATGTGATAGATTCTGTAAGAGTGGCTAAAGAGTCAGAAAAAAGCATGTGTTTCTCTGCCCTGAAGCAGCAAATGGAAAGGAAGATATTacagggaaggaaaaataattttccctcctcccttctgaGTTCTCACTGAGACCTCTataataaaagacagattaacaagagaaaaacaaacaaatttattAATAGATATACCTCAGGTTTATGTGAGAGATACAGGGGGAAATGAATAACTCCCTCAAATGGCTTAGAGTATAAACTTAAATACCATCTTAATAGGAAAGAGTGGTCAGTTAGGCCTTTAAGGGAGAGTAAATGATATTTAGGAAAGATGAATGGTTTGTGATGTTTGTCTGAGTGTGGTGGTGACGTCCAGTTTCCTCTCCTGTGTTGAGCCAATCTTCCCTGATTGATAGAAATCccatttccatgggatttccactGAGTTCCTTTCTGAGGATCTGTCTTAGGTAGGTAAAGGAGTTCAAAGAAAGTCTATCCCTACATTAGCTGTTTTTCAAAGTATTacagctcaaaataatcaatacACCAATGCCAGCATGGTGTATTTGAGGTAGCATGTCCAGAACTCTGTCATATTCTGAGGTGGCATATGCTACCATTCAAGATCTACTGTGAATTCCAGGGTGTTCATTTAGGCTTGTGATTTATGATAGCACCATCCAATGAGCAgagttgttcattcactcagttgtgtccgactctttgcaaccccatggactgtagccagccaggcccctctgtccatgggattctccagacatgaatactggaatgggttggcatttccttctccaaatgagcAGAGAGAGAACCTCAATTTTTATAGGGTGGAAGGAGGAGAATATATTTCCTCAGCCCCCACAAGAGTCACACCTTGGAGAGTTTAAACATTTTGATTTGGGGAGATTTTGAGTTTAAAATGAGTAAAGAATAACCAGGAGAACCTCTGTGCCTGGAGCCTAGAAGTTTAGATAAAGATATAGATTTAAGATTCATTAACACACAGAAGATAGAATTAAAAGAGAGATGAAGACAGGCAGATAAGTTGtttattcttttcttgttttttaggtCTGTTATGACTTATTTCCCACCAGTGACCAGGCTAATACAACATAACTTGCAAATATATTagttaaaattataatttctaaTATTCTGGATATAAATTTTTTGCATCTTATTTAACATTGCTCCATTTAaccattagcttttttttttcaagtttgttttagatattaaaataataataaacatatcagaaaaaaagataattcttTCTGAGGTAGAAACTACATCTCTTCCTATATTCTACAGAAGACCCTGGTAATGAATGTGCTATCAGTAGAAACCAAATCAATTTCATAAGGCAGTTTCTGATAATGATTCTCAATATGGAGCAGATGTCCTCTTGTGTGAAACCCAATTCAGCAAACTTTGCTAGCTCCATGTGGGGTCTCAACTTAGGCACTGAATTCTCGCTGAAAACAAGGGTCAGATGGAGAGGATCTGTAGCAACTGAGGTACAGAAACCCCTTCAGTCTTCTTTTTGTATGTATTGCTTCTTTCTGCAGAGTTTAGGATGACAGTGCGTTGGATTCACTGACCTCCACATTAAAAGCCTTGCAGTATAGAAACCAATTTTCCTAGGATCTGATTTCTCCTGGGTGAGGTGAAATTCCATGCCTCATACACACAAAACAGAGACGAGACTCGGGAATTACTGCGCGCTgtctcttccccctccccacgcATGCCAGGTGCAGCTGCCCTAGGGATCGCCTCCTGGGTCTGTCAGTCTAATTGTGGAAACCGTGTCTGCTGTTTTATGTAACCGTGGTTTCGAAGCCTAGGATCTCTCTGTTGAGGTTAGATCCGGGGCGGAGCTCTCTAACTCCTGTCTCTGGATTCCATCTGCCCTTCCTCTGGTTTTTCTCCCCATTCCTTTCTTCTTAGCCTAAATCTAATGTCTTCTGGGACCTCACAGTCGGAGCGAGACAGAGGCGAAAACAGCGGCGGGATCCGGAAACTTGGATCCGAATTCTCCCGGGAATTCTGGCAAATAGATCTTTGAAAAGAGTAGTCCGAGAGGAGGGGGGCAAGATAGGGGCAGAGGATTAAAGAATACAAagtactatgcataaaataaataaactaaaagggCATATTCTACAGCACAGAtaatgtagccaatattttataataactaaatgcaatctgatttataaaaatattgaatcgttggtacacctgaaactaatataaaattgtaaatcaacttcaaaaataaattaataaaaatgaaaggagaggATCCATTAGAGGGTTCTGTGGAGGGTGGAGGAAGATAGGGAAACAGCAGAAATGACGAACAGTCGAGTGGGCGGGGACAATTGGGACCACTTCCCGCCCGCGCGCTTTCGGTTTTCAATCAGGTCCGCTGCTCTTGTATATCTGGGGGAAAAGCAGCCCTTTGTCTCAGAGGCTTTCCGACCAGCTTAGTCATGTCTGGACGAGGAAAGGGCGGCAAAGGCTTAGGCAAGGGTGGCGCCAAGCGCCACCGCAAAGTCTTGAGAGATAACATCCAAGGCATCACTAAGCCGGCCATTCGGCGCCTTGCTCGGCGTGGGGGAGTCAAGCGCATTTCCGGCCTCATTTACGAGGAGACCCGAGGCGTGTTGAAGGTGTTTCTGGAGAATGTTATTCGGGACGCAGTCACCTACACGGAGCACGCCAAGCGCAAGACGGTCACTGCCATGGACGTGGTCTACGCGCTAAAGCGGCAGGGACGCACCCTGTACGGCTTCGGAGGTTGAGCTGCTGcccctgtgctctgtgacaatctcaAAGGCCCTTTTTAGGGCCAACCACACGGTCATCTGAAGAGCTGGATACTTAAAAGTATGGGTAACTTTGTATCTGGCTAGAGTGGGGTCAGAAGTAGTGAATCCTGAAAGTGTCAACAGCTCAGAAGACAAGTCATTTACCAAAAGCTGCTCTTCACTTGTCTGCTTGCTTTTGGGCTCGCTATCAATTGTAGTCGTTGGACCAGGCTGTGGAAAGTAGTTTGTGTGGGCTTCACTTCCCAGCTCTAGGGATCATACTGGGTGGTGGTAATTGCCATTACAATCTTCTCACCTGGGAAGGTGCAAGAGCACTAGCAAAGAAATAAATCCAGTAACCGACCATTCAAATATGAAGCAAATAAGGGGTTGTTAGGTCAGAGGTGGGTTCATTGAGTTTTAAACACATTTGGAAATTATCTGACCAGTGTATGGAAGGTATTTTTGGTGTCCTGTGCTTTTTATGCTAAAGGCCCCTCACAATTAGCTGCTgagagtagtgtgtgtgtgtgtgtgtgtgtgtgtgtgtgtgtgtacaacatGTGTACAACATTCAAGGAAGAATTTACTTAAAGATTTAAGAGATTTGTCTTTGGTGATAATATCACAAAGATAAAATGCAGAAACATACGAATTTTCAATAAAAGCTGAGCAGAGTATATAACTTTAATGTGAAAGCACAtcttcaagaaacagaaaattctgGTATGTGACTTTTCCATTAAGGCCTGTTGCAGCTTAGAGTAAGAGACTGTCAGAAACATACCATCAATACACAAAGCACAGTTTAATTTTTAACAAGGCAAAAGCAAATTCTTATTTATAGATAGAGATACATAGTCTTTCTCTATACACTACCACTGCTAAATTGCCCTAATTTGAATTGAAGTATTGGTCCACACCTCTTGTCCTTAAACCTAATTATAGTTTTGCAGGTATTATATTTTCaagtaaaaggtttttttttttttttaatgttccaggCCTATAATTTTACAGCTAAATTTGGCCTGTCTGTAGCCCCCAAGAAAATCCTGCAGAAGAAATTCTGTCAATTCCCAAAAGATATTGAAAATTGGTCTCCACACTTGGCTGCTCTCATTAGCATCAAACACTTGGTCAACTGGTTTAAAACGAGGTGCTTAGCAATGGAGATGCCAGAAAGTCAACGCATGGGAAACCTGCCCTAAAGAGGTTATTAtcagaatgagtgagtgaatgttcagtcgctcagtggtttccaactctttgcagcccccacGAACTAGgggagaaaaataatacataaaatacatacacacacagcccaAAAGCACACGGTGTCACATATTTGGGATGATGCAAAATGTAAATGATGATTATTATAGGAGTCCTAACAGCAGAGGTCACTGGCTGCTGGAAAATGATCAGGCTTGGCTGTAGAGGTGGGGCTTGTATCAGGCTATTAAGAAGCAGAATGCCTGGCATCCTGATAAGATATACAgtaaaggggagggggaggatcaGGGAGGGAAACGCAAGAATAACATTTGTGAAGATGTCCAAGGACAAAAGGATTCAATGTTCAAGATGTTTCATCTTCCCTTCAAATTAAAATCTCAACAGCAACTGATGACATTTCTATTTCAAACatctctatgatttttttttttcattttaaaggtaaTGCAGATTGAATATATCTGATCCTCGCTGAGATCCTCTGAAGGAGATTATCAAAAATTTGAagagaaatcaaagaataaaGGAAGGAGGGTGCAACATATCCATTatctaaactgctgctgctgctgctaagtcacttcagtgtgtccgactcagtgtgaccccatagacggcagcccactaggctcacccatccctgggattctccaggcaagaatactggagtgggttgccatttccttctccaatgcatgaaagtgaaaagtgaaagtgaaagtgaagttgctcagtcgtgtctgactcttagcaaccccatggactgcagcctaccaggctcctccatccatgggatttcccaaagtGTGGTATCTAGTCTAGGAGCATCAGCTTACCTGGGAATTGCTAGAAATCCAAAATCTTGGACCCCGAATTTGCAAAACTCCAGACCTGTTGCCTGAGAAACTCTGGGAAGTGAGATCTAGCAATTCATATTTTAACAAACCCTCCAGTTGATTCTGAaacacattaaagtttgagaacaaCTGGTTAAATAacgatttttctttaaatcaaacGAAAATATTTAGAATCTGAGTATGTGTTGCCCtaatttgtttcagttcagttcagtcactcaatcgtgtccgactctttgcgaccccatgaatcgcaacacaccaggcctccctgtctatcaccaactcccgcagttcactcagactcacgtccatcaagtcagtgatgccatccggccatctcatcctctgtcgtccccttctcctcctgcccccagtccctcccagcatcaaagtcttccaatgagtcaactcttcgcatgaggtggccgaagtattggagtttcagcttcagcatcattccttccaaagaaatcccagggctgatctcctttagaatggactggttggctctccttgcagtccaagggactctcaagagtcttctccaaccccacagttcaaaagcatcaattcttcggcgctcagccttcttcacagtccaactctcacatccatacatgactatgttAAATTTTGCGTTCtttgataccaaaaaaaaaaagaaaactttaggtGAATGattctaataaaaaaattttaggaCAAAATATTACAGGAGGGAAAGGTAGAATTGCttatttccttaaagcatttggggcaaaaaaaaaaatgtatgaataAAAAATGTAGTCAGCTTGTTTTATTAAATATCATTGGTTTGTGTTTTAACAGTACTTAATTTTGTTATCaagggatatatatatttttattcttaaagttCTTTAAGATCTTACTGTTTAACCATAAATTATACGTCTTCTTTATAGTGATTTTAATAGTGATCCCTCTTCCCACCTTGTCTACTCCACTAAATACTATTAAAACAAGGCATGACTGAATCTTCTGTTAGCCATATCCAGCctctgaattttgtcaaattacAGAGTATACATTATGCATAGTTTCATGTTAAtaaatggttttgtttttgtcattCTTAACCATCTGTAACAGTGAGGAATATAATGCTATTTCACCTCTAATTTGGTaacaaaataatttcctttccatttctacCTTCTGAGTGGCTCAAGTACTCTTTAAGCCAGCCCTGGCTGTCAGCTTGTTCCTCCCATGGGTGATTCAGGACTTTCAGTACAATACATGCATACAAATGATTGTTTAGTCTGCATGTCTACTTCCATTACCATGATGACAGAGGCACTCAAGTGTCACTGGCTAATCAGACATCACACTGGACCAGTTCGAAGACTTACCTTACCTTTCCAGACTCCCAACTTCTTTGAATAGCAGCATTATCCTCCTGAAGGCTAGATGTGCCTGTCATCTTTCACAACATTCTTCCTCTGAAACATTCAACTCCATACTTTGTATTGTAGCTATTGATGTACATGTTATTTCTCTATGTGAGCCAAAAGTATAGAATTATCATTAATATAGAATATTACCagtacatataaatatgtatggatatatagaaaactatcagGAAGAATGTTCACAGAAATTTGAGTGATTTATAGGTGTTGGTTTTTGTTATAATCATTGAACGTTTTGAATTGTTCCAATATCTTAAATAAGCATGTACAATTccagcccccacccctacccAGACAATCAGAAGATCTAGGGTGGATGGGGaatgagggagaaagaaagagagattcTGGACTATATGGCCCATGGCAAATCTTAACTTTGCCACAGTCCCATTTTCTCATTGTAATGTTGCTGAGAATTCCTGACTTTCTTACAGAAatgactcaaggatcaaatgaGAAGATCTCTGAAAGATTAAAGTGAAATCTTTCTATGTGAAAGTCTTGTCATGAAATAGAAACCTAAGTTGGTGTATTTACTGCCTATTTCACTCAATGTAGGTCTTCTATGCTCCATAATAACTGGGGAAGCGGGAGTCAGTGTAGTCAAAATTTAAAGAGCAAAGAAGACAGTGGGTAAAGGTGGGTATGAACAAGTTGGCAGGTCCAGATTTTTcagaattagagcagaaaaatgtGAACTCATCTTAAAGAATCAAACTTGCCAGCTGACTTGACGGTTAAAATGTGTATAAAGAGTAAAACGTTATAACAAGTAGGTAACATAGCCTGTGAGAaatgttaaatataaataaatagagcaTCTTCCTACATAGATATAGGAAAGGATAGAAGTACCGAGTAAGCACCATATCAAATATTTATGAGATACATGAAGTGCCCAGTATTCGTGGCTTCTATCAGCCATCCACTGGTGACAGCCATTGTTGCCCAATGTCCTCTGCATGCTAAGCACAGAGAAATCCATAGCTACTCAGCAAGTTATTGGTGAATACAATGATGGCCAGGAACACTTGCCCCTGTATCTCTTTGACTGAGCCAGCTTAAATTAGGATCAAGGACCTTCTGTCTGCTGAGCCCCCTTGTCCACTCTCGTCTCTAGTCCTTTTAACTGCAGCATCAGCAGGGAAGGCTGATGCCACAGAGCAGGACAGGACAGAAAACTGTAACTCAGCATTGGATACAGTGTTGTACTTCCCCCATCATTGAACCCTATGCTATTAATATGTATGTTAATTTACCCTTGCTTATCATGTTCCCTTGCTCtttgtttcatgttttaaatGGATTCAATTAACTGTGATTTGAACATCTTTATTTGGCCTTTCtgttcagtgaactctgggatttatCTGGTAGTAGAGTAGAAGACTATGATTACAACAAAGTAATTTTTTACCACAACCTTATTAGAGAAGAGGGCTGGAAacgagggaggagaggagggaacaAGAGGGTTGCAATCATCAAAGTACCCTCCAAGGCAGACGTACCCTGACTCTCTAGTGAGCATTTCCAGTCCAGTTCTTGTAATGAGGCAGCCTTTAGAGTGAAATGGTACCCTGGTTGAGTAATGGCAGCCACTGAAGTCATCTGCCTCCAGGCTCTTCCAATCATTCTGATTGTAGTTTGGCTTCCCATATAGATTTGCCTGCAGGGAGCTAATGGACTGATCAGTTACACTTCTTATTGGAAATTGAGAGCATGAACTCTGGAACCAGATTATTCAAGTTAGGctctttccttttgttgttgtatAACCCgccagaaatgcaaaaaggggaaatgctgtctgaggaggccttagaaatagctgagaaaagaaaagaagctaaaggcaaaggagaaaaggaaagatatacccatctgaatgcagagttccaaaggatagcaaggagaaatttaaaaaagccttcctcagtgatcaatgcaaagaaatagactgggaaagactagagacctcttcaagaaaattggaaataccacgggaatatttcatgcaaagatgggcacaataaaggataaaaacagtatggacctaacagaagcagaagatattaagaagaggtggcaagaatatacagaagaattagacaaaaaagatcttaatgacccagataaccatgatggtgtgatcacttacctcgagccaaacatcctggagtgccaagtcaaatgggccttaggaagcatcactacaaacatcACTACACTAACTAAGCATCCCTAgcttagtggaggtgatagaattccagctgagatatttcaaatcctaaaagatgatactgtgaaagtgctgcactcaatatgccagcaaatcaaGTCACTCAACTGAGAACCTCAAGCTGTACCTCAGAAAGCCCTATGTCTGTTTGTCTCTGAAAGTTTTACCATGAGGATGGATGAGATGATACGTTCAAAGGTGGTGCCCCACCACACCTTAAAAGTTACTACTTTTTAACTCAGAGTACTGATACAGGTCCTGGATCCACCCTGCATTGAGGGCCTAAGCAGGTAATCAGGGTCTAGGCAGAGACCTGGAGGCATGCTCCGGAAATTGCTGTGACCCTGGagcttggacttcaaggagatccaaccagtccattctaaaggagatcagtcctggctgttcattggaaggactgatgctgaagctgaaactccaatactttggccacctcatgcgaagagttgactcatttgggaaaaactctga contains:
- the LOC102172954 gene encoding histone H4, with the translated sequence MSGRGKGGKGLGKGGAKRHRKVLRDNIQGITKPAIRRLARRGGVKRISGLIYEETRGVLKVFLENVIRDAVTYTEHAKRKTVTAMDVVYALKRQGRTLYGFGG